In the Verrucomicrobiia bacterium genome, one interval contains:
- a CDS encoding right-handed parallel beta-helix repeat-containing protein, translating to MQKAAIIKRMSVVGLTLGLAMAILGIAALSSQPASAATFTVTNTNDTGAGSLRQAITDANAVAGSHTITFNIPGAGPHVITPVTALPLLGNTTHASHSIIIDGCSQPGSICSAFPLTLKVQINGVNVNVTNSGVFGVIRTRDGGMTIRGLSITNSQVAAIRGHRTAMDGQFWHPNNLVAEYNYIGLMPDGTAAPNALGVGLINSLGGISGGDNDRVSNNVISSNTGTALITNSGGGFSPVQPMDDLIIENNIVGLDPTGTQPRPNGNGLSITGTNNAIVRNNTVAHNTGFGMEFRIQSINLLVQNNTVRNNGTQGMTFSRGAIVSPEFVGPVTMTGNTITGNTQNGILITDSPDITIGGAAAAEANTISDNGANGINVTGALAVNTDVLGNQINDNGQYGVRITGSASNATIDGNTASSNTNAGIAVSSGSAVQITNNAVTSSVQNGLELTSSNNLTITGNDINNNDYGIVGTSVNNATLHDNTIATNASDGISLMSSNNVTIGGIAAGQANHIHANGGVGVGVGLSASDASTAVSVRGNSIHDNQGLGIDLGSNDVTANDGAPDADVGPNTFIDFPVITSVTRGSVIVGGTYEGAANQTYNLDFYVNTAADASGYGEGQTYVGSGTVTTDASGLVAYEFTFPGTLPTGGVVSATATDASNNTSEFSLAALANPTAIDNTVTVTVGQPVIINVLANDTTEGPALDPASVRLIDPATDAEVMTLTVAGEGVWQVNPDGTITFTPGAGFVGTTTPVNYLVADVDGAVSNPAAITVTVAEIVGDTPPGSGTPGTGTNTPGGLADTGQSVMGVLIAALLLVGSGVIAVKRLRAHY from the coding sequence ATGCAAAAAGCGGCAATAATAAAACGAATGAGTGTCGTAGGGCTCACACTTGGGCTCGCGATGGCAATTTTAGGCATAGCGGCGCTGAGTAGCCAGCCAGCCAGCGCAGCAACCTTTACTGTTACTAATACTAACGATACCGGTGCTGGCTCCTTGAGGCAGGCGATTACCGATGCCAACGCGGTAGCTGGTAGTCATACCATCACCTTTAATATTCCAGGCGCCGGCCCTCATGTTATTACGCCGGTTACTGCCTTACCACTTCTAGGGAATACTACCCATGCCTCCCATTCGATCATTATCGATGGCTGTAGCCAACCAGGATCAATCTGTAGCGCCTTCCCCTTGACCTTGAAAGTGCAAATAAACGGAGTAAATGTCAATGTAACCAACTCAGGGGTTTTCGGTGTAATCAGAACCCGAGACGGCGGCATGACCATACGCGGGCTATCAATTACAAACTCCCAAGTAGCGGCGATTCGAGGCCATCGTACCGCAATGGATGGTCAGTTTTGGCATCCTAATAATTTAGTTGCTGAGTATAATTACATCGGTCTCATGCCAGACGGTACGGCAGCACCCAATGCTCTAGGAGTCGGGCTCATAAATAGCCTCGGTGGTATATCTGGTGGCGATAACGATCGGGTGTCAAATAATGTCATCAGCAGCAACACCGGGACAGCCCTAATTACAAACAGCGGTGGTGGGTTTTCACCCGTGCAGCCGATGGATGATCTGATAATTGAAAATAACATTGTCGGACTTGACCCAACCGGCACTCAGCCGCGTCCAAACGGTAACGGTCTCAGCATTACGGGCACAAACAATGCCATCGTCCGGAATAACACGGTCGCCCACAACACCGGCTTTGGTATGGAATTTAGAATCCAAAGCATTAATTTGCTCGTGCAGAACAACACCGTTCGTAATAACGGTACACAGGGCATGACCTTCTCGCGCGGGGCAATTGTCAGCCCAGAGTTTGTCGGGCCAGTCACCATGACAGGCAATACCATTACCGGTAATACCCAAAATGGTATTCTCATTACCGATTCGCCCGATATCACCATAGGCGGTGCCGCAGCGGCAGAAGCAAATACCATTTCTGATAACGGAGCGAACGGCATAAATGTGACGGGTGCGCTGGCGGTAAATACCGACGTTTTAGGCAACCAGATTAACGATAACGGACAGTACGGCGTCCGTATTACTGGTTCGGCTTCGAATGCAACTATTGACGGTAATACTGCCAGTTCTAACACGAACGCTGGTATAGCGGTGAGTAGCGGGTCTGCTGTGCAAATTACTAACAACGCTGTCACTTCATCGGTGCAAAATGGTCTGGAGCTGACCAGCTCGAACAACCTTACCATTACGGGCAACGATATTAACAATAATGACTACGGTATTGTTGGCACCAGCGTGAATAATGCAACGCTCCACGACAACACCATCGCCACTAATGCCAGCGATGGTATATCGCTGATGAGCAGTAATAATGTCACTATTGGTGGTATCGCCGCAGGCCAAGCAAACCACATACATGCCAACGGCGGCGTTGGCGTAGGGGTTGGGTTGAGTGCCAGCGATGCAAGCACAGCGGTTAGCGTTCGCGGTAATAGTATCCACGACAACCAAGGCCTTGGGATCGATCTTGGCTCGAATGATGTCACTGCGAACGATGGCGCACCCGATGCCGATGTAGGACCGAATACCTTCATTGACTTTCCGGTTATCACCTCTGTCACTCGTGGTTCGGTAATAGTCGGTGGCACATATGAAGGCGCTGCCAACCAAACTTACAATCTAGACTTTTACGTAAATACTGCCGCGGATGCTTCTGGCTACGGTGAAGGGCAGACCTACGTAGGATCAGGCACGGTAACCACGGATGCAAGCGGCTTGGTAGCTTATGAATTCACCTTCCCTGGCACCCTTCCTACGGGTGGAGTGGTGTCTGCAACCGCTACCGATGCGAGCAACAATACTTCGGAATTTAGCCTTGCAGCCCTAGCCAACCCAACGGCAATCGATAACACCGTAACCGTCACAGTTGGTCAACCAGTCATCATTAACGTGCTGGCGAACGACACTACTGAGGGACCGGCTCTCGATCCAGCTAGCGTGCGCTTAATTGATCCGGCCACTGATGCTGAAGTTATGACCCTAACAGTAGCTGGCGAAGGCGTCTGGCAGGTTAATCCCGACGGCACCATCACTTTTACCCCTGGGGCCGGGTTTGTCGGCACTACAACCCCAGTTAATTACCTAGTAGCAGATGTCGATGGCGCGGTGTCAAACCCAGCTGCTATAACCGTCACGGTGGCTGAAATTGTCGGCGACACGCCTCCCGGCTCTGGTACGCCTGGTACCGGCACGAATACACCTGGCGGCCTTGCAGATACCGGCCAGAGCGTAATGGGCGTCTTGATTGCAGCCTTACTACTTGTGGGTAGTGGCGTAATCGCAGTAAAGCGTTTACGAGCACACTACTAA